A window of Campylobacter pinnipediorum subsp. pinnipediorum contains these coding sequences:
- a CDS encoding DDE-type integrase/transposase/recombinase, translating to MWVNSKQAADILGVSDRALQKSAKLSLKKCKKFCSVKHNILGFNYADGKGRGGKVLQIWIDDEMINKNNIERIDNDGVRENTGGWDSKDDEGARDKKAIRDFTLCGTDEKARICDNDNGQRGDWEKNEEYAGVDDCLVVQKASWALNKGSLSEGHLNEVDKKAKGYVNGAGRFASASEAKKELALTKKLIVNEWEKAKGKIKEADFIEYINAKKIYCIKLTANKLYAWQRAYKSAGIDGLVDERTNNKESELERIGLSELAVKLIHAQKGRVNSKNIHKVLNYHAINENKLSHMDFLAKKDEIVSYEVVNRFVNKYLKANPMLKTLIEKGEDGVISKHFAGLGVSNWAVSSINEIVEIDASPFDVICNASDLCEKIGFGAVNNVFESKDEFESFVKEWQKRYTLIGLIDTYSGVASFYISESENSTAIARATAKYISRYGKMKVIKGDNGKAFKSKANFSFLSAIGVKYEAVRAYSGWLKPYVEKNFGALQNGLSEWLRGYIGHSITQRQAIEFFMSKKERRLKKGYKTNLRNLKSLDEVSCLIDEYTEKFLNNRYLERLGKSAREAYDEKIDDAVGMNEFELSLYLAQRNSKSVCKKGVSCDGVWFSNVDMFNHSNVYVRANLNNINEQFVFDSNDKFIGVATPLDLEHGESVENAKAAQKIITQRVKRLKDRVVKDREEIEEFMVNYVKEVNASKALRPKQEAVNEYEQKAVIDRNNRTNAQFDKEYMKQERASKKSEIKGFEDMAKARKKVS from the coding sequence ATGTGGGTAAATTCTAAGCAGGCAGCTGACATTTTAGGTGTAAGCGATAGGGCTTTGCAAAAATCTGCCAAGCTGTCATTAAAAAAATGTAAAAAATTTTGCTCTGTAAAGCATAACATCTTAGGCTTTAATTATGCCGATGGCAAAGGTAGGGGTGGAAAAGTCTTACAAATATGGATAGATGATGAGATGATTAATAAAAATAATATAGAAAGGATAGATAATGATGGGGTTAGAGAAAACACAGGCGGCTGGGATAGTAAAGATGATGAGGGAGCAAGAGATAAAAAAGCAATCAGAGATTTTACACTTTGTGGCACAGATGAAAAAGCTAGGATTTGTGATAATGATAATGGACAAAGGGGTGATTGGGAAAAGAATGAAGAGTATGCTGGAGTAGATGATTGCTTGGTAGTTCAAAAGGCTAGCTGGGCTTTAAACAAAGGCTCTTTAAGCGAAGGTCATTTAAACGAAGTGGATAAAAAAGCCAAGGGTTATGTAAATGGAGCCGGCAGGTTTGCAAGTGCAAGCGAAGCTAAAAAAGAGCTTGCACTCACTAAAAAGCTAATAGTAAATGAGTGGGAAAAGGCTAAGGGCAAGATAAAAGAAGCTGATTTTATAGAGTATATAAATGCTAAGAAAATATACTGCATAAAATTAACTGCTAATAAGCTTTATGCTTGGCAAAGAGCTTATAAAAGTGCTGGGATTGATGGTTTGGTAGATGAAAGAACAAACAATAAAGAGAGCGAACTTGAAAGGATTGGACTTAGTGAGCTTGCTGTAAAGCTTATACACGCACAAAAAGGCAGGGTAAATTCAAAAAATATACACAAAGTGCTTAATTATCACGCCATAAATGAGAATAAGCTTAGCCATATGGACTTTTTGGCTAAAAAAGATGAAATCGTTAGTTATGAAGTGGTGAATAGGTTTGTAAATAAATACTTAAAAGCTAATCCTATGCTAAAAACTCTAATAGAAAAAGGCGAAGATGGTGTTATAAGCAAGCATTTTGCTGGTCTTGGTGTTAGCAACTGGGCTGTTAGTAGCATAAATGAAATAGTAGAGATCGATGCTAGTCCTTTTGATGTGATATGTAATGCTAGTGATTTGTGCGAGAAGATAGGCTTTGGGGCTGTAAATAATGTATTTGAAAGCAAGGATGAGTTTGAAAGCTTTGTAAAAGAGTGGCAAAAGAGATATACGCTTATAGGTCTTATAGATACTTATAGCGGTGTTGCTAGTTTTTATATAAGTGAAAGTGAAAATAGCACAGCAATAGCAAGAGCCACAGCAAAATACATAAGCCGTTATGGAAAGATGAAGGTAATTAAGGGTGATAACGGAAAAGCATTTAAATCAAAGGCTAACTTTAGCTTTTTGTCGGCCATAGGGGTTAAGTATGAAGCGGTTAGAGCTTATAGTGGTTGGCTTAAGCCTTATGTAGAAAAGAACTTTGGGGCTTTGCAAAATGGTCTTAGTGAGTGGCTAAGGGGCTACATAGGGCATAGTATCACACAAAGACAGGCTATTGAGTTTTTTATGTCTAAAAAAGAGAGAAGACTTAAAAAAGGCTACAAGACTAATCTAAGAAATTTAAAGAGCTTGGATGAAGTTTCTTGCCTTATAGATGAATACACTGAGAAGTTTTTAAACAATCGTTATTTAGAAAGACTTGGCAAGAGTGCTAGGGAAGCTTATGATGAAAAGATAGATGATGCTGTAGGGATGAATGAGTTTGAGCTTAGCTTATATCTAGCACAGAGAAATAGCAAGAGTGTATGCAAAAAAGGTGTTAGCTGCGATGGTGTTTGGTTTAGCAATGTGGATATGTTTAATCATTCTAATGTCTATGTAAGGGCTAATTTAAACAACATAAACGAGCAATTTGTGTTTGATAGCAATGATAAGTTTATAGGTGTTGCAACTCCGCTTGATTTAGAACACGGTGAGAGTGTGGAAAATGCAAAAGCGGCTCAAAAAATCATAACACAAAGGGTTAAAAGGCTAAAAGATAGGGTTGTAAAAGATAGAGAAGAGATTGAAGAATTTATGGTTAATTATGTCAAAGAAGTTAATGCAAGTAAGGCATTAAGACCTAAGCAAGAAGCTGTAAATGAGTATGAGCAAAAGGCGGTAATAGATAGAAATAATAGAACAAATGCACAGTTTGATAAAGAGTATATGAAGCAAGAAAGGGCTAGTAAAAAGAGCGAGATAAAAGGCTTTGAAGATATGGCAAAGGCTAGGAAAAAAGTGAGCTAG
- a CDS encoding AAA family ATPase, with protein sequence MQDVIKKLECFLSDNEISASALARALGLSPATISQFRKAEYKGDIATVAKKIENYIDNYSQKKQKVVALSEEVYQSDDFVTANFVIDEAVAEKEIALIYGEAGSGKTTVLKEFCKKHSNAVLIEATCHTSAKAILEDLCEALKIDAPNGLNARLKAVARFLKQSDKILVVDEAEHLPLRALEDLRRIHDFSRTPLILCGTEILLKNLMGKNKELKQLYSRICGKWLMRGLSKQECNDFFGSFIYEWSKGNFRSSSKLYKKAKRLAEFNKTSINAEIVARASSMVVLG encoded by the coding sequence ATGCAAGATGTTATAAAAAAACTTGAATGTTTTTTAAGCGATAACGAGATAAGTGCAAGTGCACTAGCTCGTGCACTTGGTTTAAGTCCTGCTACGATAAGTCAATTTCGCAAAGCAGAATATAAAGGCGACATCGCAACTGTCGCTAAAAAGATTGAAAATTATATAGACAATTATAGCCAAAAAAAGCAAAAAGTGGTAGCTTTGAGCGAAGAAGTGTATCAAAGTGATGACTTTGTAACGGCAAATTTTGTCATAGATGAGGCTGTGGCTGAAAAAGAGATAGCTTTGATATATGGAGAGGCTGGTTCTGGTAAGACTACTGTGCTAAAAGAGTTTTGCAAAAAGCACTCAAATGCTGTGCTGATAGAGGCAACTTGCCATACAAGTGCAAAGGCAATACTTGAAGATTTGTGCGAGGCTTTGAAGATTGATGCACCAAATGGGCTAAATGCAAGGCTTAAAGCTGTGGCTAGGTTTTTAAAACAAAGTGACAAGATTTTGGTGGTTGATGAGGCGGAGCATTTGCCACTTAGGGCTTTGGAAGATTTAAGAAGGATACACGATTTTTCAAGAACGCCTTTGATACTTTGCGGGACTGAGATATTGCTTAAAAACCTAATGGGTAAGAACAAGGAGCTAAAACAACTATATAGCAGGATATGTGGCAAGTGGCTTATGCGTGGACTTAGCAAACAAGAGTGTAACGATTTTTTTGGTTCTTTTATATATGAGTGGAGCAAGGGTAATTTTAGAAGCTCATCAAAGCTTTATAAAAAGGCAAAGAGACTTGCTGAGTTTAATAAAACTAGCATAAATGCTGAAATAGTTGCACGTGCTAGCTCAATGGTTGTTCTAGGCTAA
- a CDS encoding XRE family transcriptional regulator, protein MKLGLRIKNLREERGLTQIELANLSGISRASIQLYEADKVEIPVKKLSDISKALNVDTDFFIKEKSSLVVRKYDQDLVRKSFVSNSNLKEENSKNNVPQNVPEKNKIMSRNVDFLSPNANKLKKSQIEQIQNDQIYIRQLSSSVGAGESVDIDGLEIYDTDVLIPFSRMLFKLNPDEERLRCMRVDGYSMIPMLYPDSWVIADITKKFTGDGLYIINYCGNFMVKLLQKAPNGILHINSVNKDYQSYEINEDSQTEVIIVGKVLRCVI, encoded by the coding sequence ATGAAATTAGGCTTAAGAATTAAAAACTTAAGAGAAGAAAGAGGATTAACTCAAATAGAGCTAGCAAATTTAAGTGGAATATCAAGAGCAAGTATTCAATTATATGAAGCAGATAAGGTTGAAATCCCAGTTAAAAAATTATCAGATATTTCAAAAGCTCTTAATGTTGATACTGATTTCTTTATAAAAGAAAAAAGTTCGTTAGTAGTTCGTAAGTATGATCAGGATTTAGTTCGTAAGTCGTTCGTTAGTAATTCTAATCTTAAAGAAGAAAATAGTAAAAATAATGTCCCGCAAAATGTCCCTGAAAAAAATAAAATAATGTCCCGCAATGTTGATTTTTTGTCCCCCAATGCTAATAAACTTAAAAAATCACAAATAGAACAAATTCAAAACGACCAAATATATATAAGACAACTAAGCTCAAGCGTTGGAGCAGGAGAGAGTGTAGATATTGATGGCTTAGAGATTTACGACACAGATGTTTTGATACCTTTTTCAAGAATGCTATTTAAACTAAACCCAGACGAAGAAAGACTGCGTTGTATGCGTGTAGATGGCTATTCTATGATACCTATGCTATATCCTGATAGCTGGGTTATAGCAGACATTACTAAAAAATTTACAGGCGATGGACTTTATATTATTAACTACTGTGGCAACTTTATGGTAAAGCTTTTACAAAAAGCACCAAATGGTATATTACATATAAATAGCGTAAACAAAGACTATCAAAGCTACGAGATAAACGAAGACAGCCAAACAGAAGTAATAATAGTAGGAAAAGTATTAAGATGTGTCATTTAA
- a CDS encoding sigma factor-like helix-turn-helix DNA-binding protein has protein sequence MTYEQIAQILSLSKERVRQIEKTAIAKLSHPRNTRKWEQIKQSIDEIEQEKAKRVNLKKDVGCINIPKLQD, from the coding sequence ATGACTTATGAGCAAATAGCACAGATTTTATCGCTTAGCAAAGAACGTGTAAGACAGATAGAAAAAACAGCTATAGCAAAATTGTCACATCCTAGAAATACAAGAAAATGGGAGCAAATAAAACAAAGCATAGATGAGATAGAGCAAGAAAAAGCAAAAAGAGTAAATTTAAAAAAGGATGTAGGATGTATAAACATACCCAAGCTGCAAGATTAG